The Anas acuta chromosome Z, bAnaAcu1.1, whole genome shotgun sequence DNA window TTTGGTCTCTGAGTTCTGCATTTCCAACATGGTTAAGCAGTCTTTCCCACTTGCAGGACTTAAAACATCATTTTGTACCAACATTATTGCAGATAAACCACAAGCTAAATTCAGCTGTAATCTTGATGATTTATTTCAATGTGGGAGATGAATATAATGTTATTtagcagttaaaaaataaataaataaaatatttaaagtgtaATTCAAGTTCTGTAATTTTCTTGATTTGCAAGAGTAATAATTGCTTGTATCAGGAGAGACTATGTCACATTCCCAAACCAGGAAAAGCTAGACTGAAGTTAGCTCTTTGATATTGGCATAACTGCAGCCATCATGGAGAAAGCTTGCCATATTACACTGACACAAAAAGTAAAACAGTACATGTGCCTAGGCTACATATGTCTGCCAAGGAAATAAATTCAGGgatgtaaaaaaagaaaaaaaaaaaaaaaaaaagtggtcctTAACTTATAGTCACAGTATTGGTAGAATGCTCAGAATACATACGGCCTTATGAGGAAAACAGCACTGTTGTCTACACTGCTTACTTGCCTTGGTATTACAGCATGACTGAATGGCTTCATCTGGGAATGGGACAATTTACCTGTTCTCCAACATTCTTAGTATGGAATTAGATATATGCATCAGTCTTTCAATTAATACAATAGACAGGAAAATTTGCTTAGCTGTAGGAAATCAACCAGCTTCTCCTGTAAATTGTTGTCCTGGGacacattttttatatatatgtacatatatagagagatgTATAGCAACTCATGTATAGAAACATTATAGATGTATATTTGTTGTATAgacaattgctcaccacctccCTGCTTGCTCAGGCTAGGTCAGAACATCATTgcaaaaagagaataaataactCTGAAAACAATGTGTGGCTTTCCAGCGCTGCGGTTTCACAGTCTGCCTCATCAAAATAAAGCTTCGAGTCTTTCTCAGAGCATATGGAGTGTGTGGCCCTTTGTCTTAGCAAATGAACTAACCCATGCATCTTTACTTGCTGATTATAAGAGGCAGGAAAAAGGACACATTTATTGACCTTGGACACCTGTTCTTACCTGAGAAAAAGGCAGGGTTCTGCAGGTTTCTTGGTGCATTTCATTAGTCTTGATTGGCAGGACAACCTCTTCTGAAGCTGAATTTTTTCTTAACATGAAGTGGTCCCAGAATTTCTTGGCATCTTTTCTATAGGTATGTTCAACCTCCCTCTTGCTGGAATAGTGGGATGGAGAGACGTTTTCCATGGGAGAGACCTCTCTGGGTGCTGTCCAGGTTCTAACATCTTGGTCTGCATAGAGTTCTGCATTAGGAAGGATGAATCtggacatttttttctccccttgctTCTGACTCTCTCCTGCTGTCTGTGGAATTGCTACAAAAAAACTTGGTTGTCCCTGAGTTTCCTCAACAGCTACTGGGTTTTCCCCCACCAGCTCACGAAAACTTTGACTCTCAAGCAGCTTTTTGTCCAGGTAGAAAAGCCGCTGAAATGgccttctgcttttcctttgctgtgagTCTACCTGTGGCTCTGTGGCTCCAAGATGTGAGAGCACTagcagctgaaggagaagcAGTGACATGGTCCTGCTGAGTGTAGCCCTGTAGACCTGCTGCTATTGCAGTGAACAGCGTGCTAGTTTTATACAGGAGCCTGGTGTCAGCTTAAGTTTGTGTGCCAAGAGGAGGGGGGAGCTCAGAGGAGACCCTAGTGTGCTTAATTGTATTCATTTGCTGTAGATTACAATTATGATAGTGGAGTTTGTGCTAATGAAATTCCACTTTCAATCTGTATAATGTGTATTACAAGTTCCTATCTAAAAACTAGTAACTTAGGATGGTGTGGGAGACAGGGGGAGTCAACAGGAGGAAATGTTTGGATAAGCTGTCTAGCTGAGGCCTAGGAATTAAGGAAACATTTGAGGTTGTGTATTAGCATGTTCAATGTGGTCTTCATTGTTTATTTTGACTTTCCATTCCACAAAGCTAGAGACTGTCAAAACAGGGAATGTTATTTCATCACAACAGGAACAGGCAAGCTGAttaatgttttctaaaacatGAAGCTGGATCTGGAGATGTAAAATCAGTCTGTGTTTTCAAAAGTTGCTACTAATTTTGGTCTTTCAGATTTTGAATATGATCCAAGGCCTGCATCAGCACTGCTGCAAACTGGCAGACTTGTGCTCACACACCCAGAGGAACCTGGCAGAGAGCACTAGTTCTAGTTTCATCTCTTTCACAGGAGTTTTGCAGATGTGAGAGTGCAGAAGTTTTACTAGTCCAGAATAAGTTCACAAGGTCAATAAAATCTGCACCCTCAATTCTCAAAGATCCGTACTGAAATTTCCTGTACAGACAGCAAAGACACTACAAATAACCAATAAAACTGGTAAACAAAATGAGGACttaagcaaaacacattttgtgaTGCATTTTGTGATTCTAGAGTTGAATGTCTCAACAGAAGTATCTAAAGACTACCAGAGCTAAGCTGGAGGCTTAGTTTCACAAAGTTATGCTATGCAGCATGTGAGAAGAAACTTCTGGTAGTACAGCATACTTAGGAAAGcactgagaaaaggaaaaaacatattttcaataaatatctCAAACATTGATTCTaatccaaaaatattaaaaggaaaatctgctTCAGATAACTTGCGATGTTAGTACTCTGTCCTCTACACGTACCTGTTTCTACTGGGAAGATTATATCAATAGACTCTTAAGTTTGTAGCtaatttcttcattaattttgaaaacCAAGCAGGTCTGTACCAGATGTATAGAATAATATATCTTTCATTTCAGGGGAATTagtttacagaatcacagaatcacagaatttctaggttggaagagacctcaagatcatcgagtccaacctctgacctaacgctaacagtccccactaaaccatatcacatAAACCttatgtgcacaagtcgatggggccggatgggatccgcccaagggtactgagagaactggcagaggagctggccaagcccctatccatcatttatcagcagtcctggctatcgggggaggtcccagctgactggcggctagcaaacgtgacgcccatctacaagaagggccggagggcagaaccgggaaactacaggcctgtcagtttgacctcagtgccagggaagctcatggagcagatcctcttgagagtcaccatgcggcacttgcagggcaagcaggtgatcaggcccagtcagcatgggtttatggaaggcaggtcctgcttgacaaacctgatctccttctatgacaaagtgacacgctgggtggatgagggaaaggctgtggatgtggtctaccttgacttcagcaaggcttttgacaccgtctcccacagcattctcctcaagaaactggctgctcttggcttggactggcgcatgcttcgttgggttagaaactggctggatagccgggcccaaagagtcgtggtaaatggagtcaagtccagttggaggccggtcactagtggtgtcccccagggctcggtgctggggccggtcctctttaatatcttcatcagtgatctggacaagggcattgagtgcaccctcagtaagttcgcagatgacaccaagctatgcgcatgtgtcgatctgctcgagggtaggaaagctctgcaggaggatctggataggctgcaccgatgggctgaggtcaactgcatgaagttcaacaaggccaagtgctgggtcctgcacctggggcgcaataaccccaagcagagctacaggctgggagatgagtggttggagagctgccaggcagagaaggacctgggagtgatggttgacagtcagctgaatatgagccagcagtgtgctcaggtggccaagaaggccaacagcatcctggcttgcatgagaaacagtgtggccagcagggctagggaggtgatcgtccccctgtactcggctctggtgaggccgcaccttgagtactgtgttcagttttgggcctcttgctacaagaaggacatcgaggtgcttgagcgggtccagagaagggcgacgaagctggtgaggggcctggagaacaagtcctacgaggagcggctgaaggagctgggcttgttcagcctggagaagaggaggctcaggggtgaccttattgctctggACCcgctctccaaccactcatctcccagcctgtagctctgcttggcgttattgcaccccaggtgcaggacccggcacttggccttgttgaatttcatgcagttgacctcagcccatcggtgcagcctatccagatccttctgcagagccttcctaccctcaagcagatcgacacacgcgcatagcttggtgtcatctgcaaacttactgagggtgcactcaatgcccttgtccagatcatcgatgaagatgaAGTTTAGTTTACTTCGATTAGCAGGCAGTAAGTTCTTGGCAATTTCCTTGCATGGCACTGATGCAACACACAGTGGAGATTTAGAGCTTGTCCTTATTCCATAATTTACTTGAGTTAAAATTTGTTCTTGTCTTGATTTGAACCTTGAGACAGAAGTGCATGGAGCTCCAGCAAGAATGGTATTCACACACCACTATTTGAGTATGTGTGCTTTGACCTCAGTGGGATGAGGATCTTGTTAAGGGAAGCAAAACTGTCAGGCACAAACTTTATTACTCTGTATCTTCAGTCCAGAGAAATTTAATTCTGCTACTGATTTGGTACCTTCCTGAAGTCTCAGAATTGCCAGGGACAGCGACCTCAGTTGTCAGGAATGAAATCACTGGAAATCTTGGCATTTGCATCAAGATCAGCTATGACACATATCCCCCAGAAGTCCTTGCCTCAGATTTACATAAGCATGTGCAGTAATAAGGTGGAGTAGGAAAGAATCAAGAGGAATAATTTGATTGTCAATAGCAAATTAAGTAGTCTAAAAGTACAGTTTGGATCCTGACACCCTGTCTTCATTGGCCACCATGTGTAGCTGAAGTGACTGAGGTTTGGATCTAAAATTCCTTATATCTGGTGCATATTGGTGGTAGCTGTCCAGAATTACTCAAGGAGGATAAGTACATTATATTTGTGTAGAGGTGGTGATTAGGGGCACCGTAAACTTGGTATtgctaggttaatggttggaccTAAAAGATCCTGTCATTTCATGGTTTTATgactctttctcctttttcctcattattttagTTGCTTGGAATGTTACAAGACAAGGATGATACTCAGACCTGTGTATTATGTTGTATTACATTGACATAGAAGGGTCTGACATGTTTGGTAATGACTTTCGAATACTAGATTTGATTGTTTgaagtaatatatatttttgtagctCTTTGCTTCAGAATTTACAATTATAAAGCtcattaaaacaatttaaagtcCATTTCTTCTGGattatagaaataaaacagaaacattccttctgtttgctttgaagCTGTTTTTCACTTCCTTTGGGAGAAGTGCCTTTTCACCAAGGTGAAGAACCTAGCAATGTaccagcattttttatttaaaaggtcCAGCTATAGTCTTGATCCTTTAATGCTTGTTTCAACTTTATCCATATAAGCAAAATTATACGGATAAATTAACTCACATGTAtgtttacagaaatgaaaactaagTGCCTGAAGGGCCCAATTTACCCCTTTTCAAAgccttctgaagaaaaaacaataataaattaaaaaaaatcccaccaccTTCAAGGTAAAAATGAACAGACTTTTAGTCTTGATTAAATGTTACCCTAATCTGCCCTGAAAGAAGAAGCATACATGCAAGGCCTTTCTTATCTGATGTGTCTGATGTGGTTGAGGCACGGTCTAGTACCCAGACAGCCTTAACTTCTGTTGGAAGCTTCTCCTGTTCATAATATGAATAtgagcaaaataattttatgactgccttctccccccctccccctcttccttccccctccccccttttttttttcccagagggGGTTCTTCCTGCATCTTTTCACAAAGAACCAATCAGGCTGCAAGCAGGAAACATTGTGCAAAAAATTTAAGAATATCAcacaataataaagaaaatgttagtACTGGAATTCTTGTCCTAGACACTTGTATGTAAAGTAAAATGGTGTGGATTATTTGTGCAGTGCAAATGTTAACAAGGAATGCATAAAGATTTATTCTGACATATAGATATAGATGTTAAACTGCTAGTGTGTAatggcactgaaaaaaaaaccaacacactgTTTAAGATCAGGATGGTATTTTCTGTTCTATCCTGTACCACACAGCAAGAAAGAAGGCTGAAGCAAAGCAATACCAACAAATCTCTCTACAACCTAAAGGCAGAAAACTGAGCTCTTATCTCCTCTAGGCTAAGCAAACTCTGGTTCTTGGATTTTCTTGGATAGTTTTACCTAAAGATCTGCTGAGAGCCAAAAGCTGCATGCCAGCTCTGGTTCTGCCAGGCCAGTCTCATCCTGCTTCTTCATGCCTACAATAGTAAGCTGTGGCTGGTTTCCAAGAGACAAATTTGGTAAGAAACGGGGCCTGGTACATCTGGGCACAGTTTGTTCTATATTTATACACAGTCTAAATCTGCTTTGGAGTCAGCTGCATGCATAACTGCACACAGGTAGCAGGACATGTCCTCAGCCTCTCGTTTCAGCCAGGACCCAGCCTGCATTATGGGAAGGCATCCCAGCTTGGACAGTGAATTTGGAGAACCACTACGAAGTTAAAAATAGTAAGTATTTGTACGTCTTTTTGTGGTGACATCAACCGCATAGTCTAATAATTGACAACAGATATTGGACTGAGCACATTATCATTATGTTCCAAATGCAGCTAATCTCAGACTTCTACAAAAAGCAATGATGTATCTTTtataaaaacttgttttcctGCCTGATTATCCTTTCATGTAAGCATAGCACatgttttcactgtattttgGTTGTTAAATTTTGTGGCTAAATGCAGCAGCGTCTTTCAGGCAGGCTTTGATTTGCCTTCATAGTAGCATTTTTTCAGGAcattcagctttcagaaataGTCACCGTGAATGTTTGCccatcttttaaaaacactatCAGGTCTATAGATGACAAGTGACATGCAAATGCGAAGTGGTATTATTCATTCGTTTCAGAGCTGGAGTTTATTCAGTCATTATGGACATAAACTGAGTAATTAGTTACACTGCCAGTTGATGcctaaaaataattcttaggCAGTGCTTGAATTACTTGCCTTCTGTTGAgctaaataatttcattatagCATGATTAATgattaaatcattaaaatggattttatattttacagtcCACTTCAATATCCTATCATTTTAGAAACACATTCTATGTAGACAAACTTGTATCCACATATATCTTTTACAGAACCCACATGAAGACCTCAGAACTAATGAATTAGCACTATGCAGTTTATTCTCCAATTATTGTACTTATCAAAGAAAGCCATCTGTGGTCTTTGTTTTACTGAGTTTCGGGGAAACAGATCGCATACAGGCCTCACGGGGAAGTTATAATTATGAAACCAAAAGGCTTTTGTGAAGTATGATAGGAAAGAATAGCcagtaaataattttgtattttcaacCCTATGTACTGTACAGCATGAATTTCACCCTTTGTCTATTCAGCTTCTAGTCTTTTGTTGTGTTATTTCTTGCATTGACTCATTAATATACCTTTccattcacatttttctctttcttttctctgttctggAGAAACAGAGCTAGAATATAACTTTCAATTACTGCCAAAATGTAGATTCTTGCACTTGAAAACGTTCACTTTTGTGTCTAGCAGAGCTAGGATAAGTTTCTTTTCATATGCGTTGATTCATTGCTCTCACAACACTTGACAGTAAAATGGAATAATCTGCATGGCATTAAGGACATATGATGAAATGGATTGTTTTCTCTCTATTGCAGTTCTCAGGATGGAAGATTTTGGACTGGTAGCCACCTCTGAAGCATTTCCTCCATCATACTGGTACATATGTACCACCTAACTGAGAACATACTCAATTCCAAAGCCATGCTGAGGACCCATGCTGAATATGTTCCTGATTGCTGCAGCTTATTAAACCTTGAGAcactggaggaggaggagtctGCGCAATGGGAAATTTCAGTCTTGAGGAAAACACAACTTTCTCAGAATAATTTGTGTGAATAATAATTGGTTAGCAGTGGTAATTCACCAAGGAGTTCAACAATAccaagaaaatgtttctaaCATAATTCAAGAAAGAAGATGCAgataagttttatttaattacagtaaaaatgtattaagaCTTGTCTGAAAAATTTGTCTGTATGCATAAAATAGTATCCTTTTACATACTGTGCTTATATCCAATTGTTTAGGTATCATGTTCCTATTCATTAGGACTTTCACtacttaaaaaatacattatctcAGCTCTGTGAAAATAAACTAACAAATCTCTGTTCTTGTCTTCTACCCTTATACTGGTTATATACTGCTAAACAGAATAGTAGTTAAGCAGTGGAGATAGAGTAGCAGCATTGTCCAAATTACAAGTAGCATAGCTTCTTGTAATAAAAAAGTTGAAATCTCAATGAAGCTGACTGAAGATCACTGAGaaacaatgccttttttttctgttaattttaatgATCCTTTAAATGatgaatctttttaaaaatcaattttatggACTGACAATCTTTCTTGAAGTCATTCATTCTCTTATATATCTGCTTGTAGACTTGtaactttctttaaatttaCTTCTCAAAATAAACATTCCAGCATTTTCTATTAAACATATAGTTTGCTTATGATATATATGTTCTTATAGTACTAATTCAGAAAGGCTCatgcagaagcagaaacagatttcagaaaCT harbors:
- the CER1 gene encoding cerberus; protein product: MSLLLLQLLVLSHLGATEPQVDSQQRKSRRPFQRLFYLDKKLLESQSFRELVGENPVAVEETQGQPSFFVAIPQTAGESQKQGEKKMSRFILPNAELYADQDVRTWTAPREVSPMENVSPSHYSSKREVEHTYRKDAKKFWDHFMLRKNSASEEVVLPIKTNEMHQETCRTLPFSQGIAHESCEKVMVQNNLCFGKCSSFHVPGPEDRLYTFCSQCMPTKFSMKRLDLNCTNSVPVVKEVMIVEECKCEIQKIKDPVLESRQSDLHENAHEHN